The following proteins are co-located in the Malassezia restricta chromosome II, complete sequence genome:
- a CDS encoding phospholipase C — MVQVTTLAAAVVLGAAASTSAVERWYNPHGVNPGLKNIQHVVLFMQENRAFDHYFGTMAGVRGFQDPNVHVSKNTNKDVFHQPVSRNMWNGDTLQPLGYFPPKDVNELKPYYLAWQGGDWANRTQCMVAGTNDWRQNHAAYNRGEMDKWAMANTPYSIGYVHEADIPVQYKLAEAFTVGDMYYESIMSSTAPNRVSWFSGTINPPKGSKVNGTNKHMGGPTLDNRDSVGCERTDSGKPFSCVPLRWKTVPEYLQEAGISWRVYQDKDNFGDDPLVMWKQYQTSAKKKGDLAQRGTSFPGLQKFFDDARDGKLPEVSYIVAPMQLSEHPPYMPMDGAWIQGEVAKAVMHGKNWDSTALIYSYDETGGWADHVVSPYPPQSEESEWIEDPYDKSNGITPIGPGFRLPFYIVSPWTSGGHVFTEHAAHESQIMFLEQWALAHGKPFTSEEIPTWRREQLSDLVKAFDFSSKDTSVPEVPHVRKPSQDIFTGHFNGADVCQAIHLKKVQPDIPYKKLNPSNSMEVNKGFKRLRGDVTEGRRLTFEAHNRALSHSGSKLKSSSSSKEHDQKDQLFVVHWQGVNPKDNRFRIATTDQLYITKSLSLSKNEEKAALFSLKDMGNGVGYSISELDSGKRLQLNEDGSVALGGDTYFQIYSVTL, encoded by the coding sequence ATGGTGCAAGTGACAACTCTCGCGGCCGCTGTAGTCTTAGGAGCTGCCGCTTCGACTTCTGCTGTCGAGCGATGGTACAACCCCCATGGCGTGAACCCTGGTCTGAAGAATATCCAACACGTTGTGCTCTTTATGCAAGAGAACCGCGCCTTTGATCACTACTTTGGTACTATGGCCGGCGTCCGAGGGTTCCAGGATCCAAATGTCCACGTCTCCAAGAACACGAACAAGGACGTGTTTCACCAGCCTGTGAGCAGGAATATGTGGAACGGCGATACTTTGCAACCTTTGGGATACTTTCCGCCCAAGGATGTGAATGAGCTCAAACCCTATTATCTTGCATGGCAAGGTGGTGATTGGGCAAACCGCACACAATGCATGGTTGCTGGTACGAATGACTGGCGCCAAAATCATGCGGCGTATAATCGCGGTGAGATGGACAAATGGGCTATGGCCAACACTCCGTATAGCATTGGTTATGTTCACGAAGCAGACATTCCTGTGCAGTACAAATTGGCTGAAGCATTCACTGTGGGTGATATGTACTATGAGTCGATCATGTCGTCCACAGCCCCTAATCGTGTATCATGGTTCTCAGGCACCATTAATCCACCTAAAGGCAGCAAGGTCAACGGCACCAACAAGCACATGGGCGGCCCCACGTTGGACAACCGTGATTCGGTTGGCTGTGAAAGGACTGACTCAGGCAAACCATTTTCGTGTGTGCCACTGCGATGGAAAACGGTGCCAGAATACCTGCAGGAAGCAGGTATCTCGTGGCGTGTCTACCAAGACAAGGATAACTTTGGTGACGATCCATTAGTGATGTGGAAGCAGTACCAGACCTCGGCAAAGAAAAAAGGCGATTTGGCTCAGCGCGGCACTTCGTTCCCTGGTCTTCAGAAGTTTTTTGatgatgcgcgcgatggCAAACTCCCAGAAGTGTCGTACATCGTCGCCCCTATGCAGCTGTCCGAGCATCCTCCATACATGCCGATGGATGGTGCATGGATCCAAGGCGAGGTAGCCAAAGCCGTGATGCATGGTAAAAACTGGGACTCAACTGCACTTATTTACTCGTATGATGAAACAGGTGGCTGGGCTGACCACGTTGTCAGTCCCTACCCTCCTCAGAGTGAGGAGAGTGAATGGATTGAGGACCCTTACGATAAGTCTAACGGCATAACACCCATTGGTCCCGGCTTCCGTCTACCATTTTATATCGTCTCGCCATGGACCAGCGGTGGCCACGTATTTACGGAGCATGCAGCCCATGAAAGCCAAATTATGTTCTTGGAGCAGTGGGCCTTGGCACATGGGAAGCCATTCACCTCTGAAGAGATCCCTActtggcgccgcgagcAGCTTAGTGACCTGGTTAAAGCATTCGACTTTAGCAGCAAAGACACGAGTGTGCCTGAGGTGCCACATGTTCGAAAGCCATCCCAGGACATTTTTACCGGTCATTTTAATGGCGCAGATGTCTGCCAAGCGATTCACTTGAAGAAGGTTCAACCAGATATCCCATACAAAAAGCTTAATCCCAGCAACTCGATGGAAGTCAATAAGGGATTCAAGCGTCTGCGCGGTGATGTCACGGAAGGTCGTCGCCTCACATTTGAGGCCCACAACCGTGCTCTTAGTCACAGTGGTTCGAAGCTCAAATCAAGCTCTTCTAGTAAAGAGCACGACCAAAAGGATCAGCTTTTCGTCGTGCACTGGCAAGGAGTGAATCCAAAAGACAATCGTTTCCGCATTGCCACAACTGATCAACTGTACATTACAAAGTCTCTTTCTCTGTCCAAGAACGAGGAAAAAGCCGCCCTATTTTCGCTAAAGGATATGGGAAATGGAGTTGGGTATAGTATTTCAGAGCTTGACTCGGGAaagcgcctgcagctgAACGAGGACGGCTCCGTTGCACTCGGTGGCGACACTTACTTCCAAATCTACAGCGTCACTCTCTGA
- a CDS encoding phospholipase C has translation MMFPVAKSWLAATALLSVIAPSVAVHDELKQIKHIVIFMQENRAFDHYFGTMAGVRGFQDPNVHISKHTGKDVFHQPVNSSMWDGDSEQPASYYPPKNVTELKPWHIPYQGGDYAERTQCMVAGTNDWRQNHNAWNKGEMDQWAMANTPFSLGYYRRDDIPTMYSLAGNFTVADHYYESIMSSTDPNRISLFSGSINMNGSVVGGGGLKKGGPVIDNNGDPHCLVADNKEFFSCRPLKWKTVPEYLLEKNITFQFYQDFDNFGDNTLVAFTQYREAAKNKTELAKRSMSFIGIDRFVEDARKGTLPEVSYLVAPMQLSEHPPYTPKDGEWIQAKIANAVMNGKNWNSTVLFYSYDETGGLADHVVPPLPPKDAKGEWMTDPYDKKKGKVPTGPGFRVPFYAISPWTRNGGVFTEHAAHESQIMFLEEWSKAVGKGFHTKEINPWRRAQFSNLVNMLDFSYHDGSVLKLDEVPEASKDPITDQYNGADVCALKFRSDVQPTVPYNNTEAQSLRVEKGYKPVRGNLTEGHYLTFEKDGKALQHKGHKLSLTNACNDHDGKDMRFVLWWQGKNPKDNAFYISTADKHDRKYIASSLELTTKEKAAQFSIADLGNGKGHVITEIDSGKQLSVEKDGCVALTKNASDAFKVFSVTF, from the coding sequence ATGATGTTCCCGGTGGCTAAGTCGTGGCTGGCGGCAACAGCCCTCCTTTCCGTTATTGCGCCCTCTGTGGCTGTTCACGATGAGCTGAAGCAAATCAAGCACATTGTGATCTTCATGCAAGAGAACCGCGCCTTTGATCACTACTTTGGTACTATGGCAGGTGTGCGTGGTTTCCAGGATCCAAACGTGCACATTTCGAAGCATACGGGCAAGGATGTATTCCATCAGCCGGTTAACAGCTCCATGTGGGATGGTGACTCAGAGCAGCCCGCAAGCTACTACCCACCCAAGAATGTGACAGAGCTCAAGCCTTGGCACATCCCCTACCAGGGAGGTGACTACGCCGAACGGACCCAGTGCATGGTCGCCGGAACGAATGACTGGCGCCAGAATCACAATGCTTGGAACAAAGGTGAGATGGATCAATGGGCTATGGCGAATACGCCTTTCAGTCTGGGCTACTATCGCCGCGATGACATTCCGACGATGTACTCTCTCGCCGGCAACTTTACCGTGGCTGATCACTACTATGAGTCTATTATGTCTTCCACGGATCCAAACCGTATTTCCCTCTTCAGTGGATCCATTAACATGAACGGTAGTGTTgtcggcggtggcggcctTAAGAAGGGTGGACCCGTGATTGACAACAATGGTGACCCCCACTGCTTGGTGGCTGACAATAAGGAATTTTTCTCATGCCGCCCTCTTAAATGGAAGACGGTGCCCGAATACTTGCTTGAGAAGAATATTACATTCCAATTCTATCAAGACTTCGACAACTTTGGTGATAATACGCTGGTTGCTTTCACTCAGTACCGTGAGGCCGCTAAAAATAAGACGGAATTGGCTAAGCGCTCCATGTCATTTATTGGCATTGACAGGTTCGTGGAGGATGCGCGCAAAGGTACTCTTCCTGAAGTGTCGTACTTGGTGGCCCCTATGCAGCTTTCTGAGCACCCGCCGTATACGCCCAAGGACGGTGAATGGATCCAAGCCAAGATTGCCAACGCTGTCATGAATGGTAAAAACTGGAACTCGACTGTGCTCTTCTACTCATATGATGAAACAGGCGGTCTGGCCGACCACGTTGTACCCCCCCTGCCTCCGAAGGACGCTAAGGGTGAGTGGATGACGGATCCTTATGACAAGAAGAAGGGCAAGGTACCAACAGGTCCAGGATTCCGCGTGCCCTTCTACGCTATCTCTCCTTGGACGCGTAATGGTGGTGTCTTTACTGAgcatgcggcacatgaAAGTCAGATCATGTTCCTGGAAGAATGGTCCAAGGCCGTTGGTAAGGGATTCCACACGAAGGAAATCAAtccgtggcgccgcgctcaaTTCAGTAACCTGGTTAATATGCTCGACTTCTCGTACCATGACGGGAGCGTGCTTaagctggacgaggtgccgGAAGCGTCCAAAGACCCTATCACGGATCAATACAATGGTGCAGACGTCTGCGCTCTCAAATTCCGCTCTGACGTGCAACCGACAGTGCCTTACAACAATACGGAAGCCCAGAGTCTCCGTGTCGAAAAGGGCTATAAGCCAGTTCGCGGTAACCTTACGGAAGGCCACTACCTCACGTTTGAGAAGGATGGCAAGGCCCTCCAGCACAAAGGACATAAGCTAAGCTTGACGAATGCCTGCAATGACCACGACGGAAAGGACATGCGCTTTGTCCTCTGGTGGCAAGGAAAAAACCCCAAGGACAATGCATTCTACATTTCTACTGCCGACAAGCATGACCGCAAATACATTGCTTCGTCACTAGAGCTCACGACCAAGGAGAAGGCCGCTCAGTTTTCCATTGCAGATCTTGGAAATGGCAAAGGACACGTTATCACAGAAATTGACTCGGGCAAGCAGCTGTCGGTTGAGAAGGATGGGTGTGTGGCGCTTACTAAGAATGCGTCGGATGCCTTCAAAGTGTTTAGTGTGACGTTTTAA